In Candidatus Cetobacterium colombiensis, one genomic interval encodes:
- a CDS encoding ABC transporter ATP-binding protein: protein MVKKFISYYKPYKKLFFLDLLAAITVSACDLIYPMLSRVAVNNFIPNKNYKSIITLGIFLFGIYIIKLFCNYFMNYWGHVVGVRMQSDMRKDIYVKLQNFPIKYFDNTQTGSIMSRIVNDLQEVSELAHHGPEDLFISIIMILGSFFLLLNINIPLTLIIFSVIPFTIWFTINRRQKMSDAFLETREKIGTINSTLQNSISGIRVSKAFVNKDEELEKFKVSNSQFKKARESAYKVMAEYISGMTFFTDMLDYLVLVFGAIFTYQGKINFGDFLAYLLYIRIFSQPIKRLVGFVEQYQNGMSGFKRFKDMLDQDIEKDSPNAINLTNVKGNITLENVYFSHDKKIILKNFTLNIKAGETLALVGPSGGGKTTICNLIPRFYDIDSGDIKIDSQSIYNFKIDSLRQNIGIVQQDPFLFTGTIKDNLTIGKPDASDEEIIEAATKANIHDFIETLPKGYNTEVGERGVKLSGGQKQRIAIGRIFLKNPPILILDEATSALDNITEQLIQESLDELSKNRTTIVVAHRLSTVKNADTIVVITDDGIVEKGTHEELINNKGFYYNLHLGILQ, encoded by the coding sequence ATGGTTAAAAAATTTATAAGTTATTACAAACCTTATAAGAAATTATTTTTTTTAGATTTATTAGCTGCTATAACTGTTTCTGCGTGTGATTTAATTTATCCAATGTTAAGTAGAGTTGCTGTTAATAATTTTATTCCAAATAAAAATTATAAAAGTATTATTACACTTGGTATTTTTCTTTTTGGAATATATATAATTAAACTATTTTGTAACTATTTCATGAACTATTGGGGTCATGTTGTTGGTGTTAGAATGCAAAGTGATATGAGAAAAGATATTTATGTTAAATTACAAAATTTCCCAATTAAATATTTTGATAATACTCAGACTGGAAGTATTATGTCACGAATTGTAAATGACTTACAAGAAGTTTCTGAGCTGGCTCACCATGGCCCTGAAGACCTTTTTATATCTATAATTATGATATTAGGATCATTTTTTCTATTATTAAATATAAATATTCCATTAACTTTAATAATTTTTTCAGTAATTCCTTTCACCATATGGTTTACTATCAATAGAAGACAAAAAATGTCTGATGCATTTTTAGAAACTCGTGAAAAAATAGGTACCATTAACTCTACTTTACAAAATAGTATTAGTGGAATAAGAGTTTCCAAAGCTTTTGTCAATAAAGATGAAGAGTTAGAAAAATTTAAGGTTAGTAATTCCCAATTTAAAAAGGCTCGTGAAAGTGCTTATAAAGTAATGGCTGAATATATTTCAGGTATGACTTTCTTTACTGATATGTTAGATTATTTAGTTTTAGTTTTTGGAGCTATATTTACTTATCAAGGGAAAATCAATTTTGGTGACTTCTTAGCTTATCTTCTGTATATAAGAATTTTTAGTCAACCTATAAAAAGACTTGTAGGTTTTGTTGAACAATATCAAAATGGTATGAGCGGTTTTAAAAGATTTAAAGATATGCTTGATCAAGATATTGAAAAAGATTCCCCTAATGCTATTAACTTAACAAATGTAAAAGGAAATATCACTTTAGAAAATGTTTATTTTAGTCATGATAAAAAAATTATTTTAAAGAATTTTACTCTTAATATTAAAGCTGGAGAAACATTAGCTTTAGTTGGCCCATCAGGTGGTGGAAAAACAACAATTTGCAATTTAATTCCTCGTTTTTATGATATTGATAGTGGAGATATTAAAATTGACTCTCAAAGCATCTATAATTTTAAAATCGATTCTCTTAGACAAAATATTGGAATTGTTCAACAAGATCCATTTTTATTTACAGGAACTATTAAAGATAATCTAACAATTGGAAAACCTGACGCATCTGATGAAGAAATTATAGAAGCTGCAACAAAAGCTAATATACATGATTTTATTGAAACTTTACCAAAGGGTTATAATACTGAAGTGGGTGAAAGAGGAGTTAAACTTTCTGGAGGTCAAAAACAAAGAATTGCCATTGGTAGAATTTTCTTAAAAAATCCTCCAATTTTAATTTTAGACGAAGCAACTTCTGCTCTAGACAATATCACTGAGCAACTTATCCAAGAATCTTTAGATGAACTTTCTAAAAATCGTACTACAATCGTTGTAGCTCATAGATTATCTACCGTTAAAAATGCAGATACAATAGTTGTTATCACTGATGATGGTATTGTTGAAAAAGGCACTCATGAAGAATTAATAAATAACAAAGGTTTTTATTACAATTTACATTTAGGAATATTACAATAG
- a CDS encoding YhcH/YjgK/YiaL family protein, protein MIFGQTNELKFYKGISKGLDMAIEAIENGSFKNGVVGKNEIDGDNVFFNIQECKTKVLEECFFEGHKKYIDIHIVIDGEEGIGYSLKDSLKEKTDYNEESDFQVLEGTEEYRMNMTKDNFLIVFPDEPHMPLIAKNDEPKELKKAVFKIKY, encoded by the coding sequence ATGATTTTTGGACAAACAAATGAATTAAAGTTTTACAAAGGTATTTCTAAAGGTTTAGATATGGCAATAGAAGCTATAGAAAATGGGAGTTTTAAAAATGGTGTTGTAGGAAAAAATGAAATTGATGGAGACAATGTATTTTTTAACATTCAAGAGTGTAAAACAAAAGTTTTAGAAGAGTGTTTTTTTGAAGGACATAAAAAATATATTGATATCCATATTGTAATAGATGGAGAAGAGGGAATTGGTTACTCTTTAAAAGATTCTTTAAAAGAGAAAACAGATTATAATGAAGAATCAGACTTTCAAGTTTTAGAAGGTACAGAAGAGTATAGAATGAATATGACAAAGGATAACTTTTTAATAGTTTTCCCAGATGAGCCTCATATGCCATTAATTGCTAAAAATGATGAACCAAAAGAATTAAAAAAAGCAGTATTTAAAATAAAGTATTAA
- a CDS encoding helix-turn-helix domain-containing protein, whose product MDVFLKDNDLKILRYILYNNNSTIKKISEFVNLSDVYVRESIKKINKYLKLNFDFEIVKIGKELHFPIEKKELFSQQFPKNISGGFSSKKIRVDYIILTLIFQNKIKLTEIAEFFNVTRLTISNDLKEVKSILKSFNLNLESKKWEGISLSTESDRFSFFSIEYLTKILFEQGLTLNITTQYSITNSHFSKYLNSFINLETQKSILNFLQNLVKDLNLNLDIFNFQSFYAAIIFSYIHKEFNLSKVFFIKRKYLKESSDKHIDYFKHIPGYDSIKHINLELLSILIVGNTIDALDTPKFFPHSIFEFIIKLEGFFKFNFLYNDKLVIKNMLKTYLFKKKYELTRFTVPIKNIPSDNLIFISKMNSLINKDKEYIYYDDIVELSFFLKSLKKKYFCEKGKNKSILLVDSEYNLWLSENLKDFISLNYCIGQIDLLSIFNNINWNSLEKKYDAIFFINLKKPIDVISFNNCFEISYFGNNQFFLEEYINFGG is encoded by the coding sequence ATGGATGTATTTTTAAAGGATAATGATTTAAAAATTTTAAGATATATTCTTTATAATAACAATAGTACAATTAAAAAAATTTCAGAGTTTGTTAACTTAAGTGATGTCTATGTTCGAGAATCAATAAAAAAAATTAATAAGTATTTAAAGTTAAATTTTGATTTTGAAATTGTAAAAATTGGAAAGGAGTTGCATTTTCCTATTGAAAAAAAAGAACTTTTTTCTCAACAATTTCCTAAAAATATTTCTGGTGGTTTTTCATCCAAAAAAATCAGAGTAGATTATATCATATTAACTCTCATTTTTCAAAATAAAATTAAATTAACTGAAATTGCAGAATTTTTTAATGTCACTCGCTTAACTATTAGCAACGATTTAAAAGAGGTTAAAAGTATTTTAAAATCTTTTAATTTGAACTTAGAAAGTAAAAAATGGGAGGGTATTTCTTTAAGTACTGAAAGTGATAGATTTAGTTTTTTTTCAATAGAATATCTAACGAAAATTTTATTTGAACAAGGACTTACTCTTAATATTACAACTCAATACTCTATTACTAATTCTCATTTTTCAAAATATTTAAATTCTTTTATTAATTTAGAAACACAAAAATCAATATTAAATTTTCTTCAAAATCTTGTTAAAGATCTTAATTTAAATTTAGATATTTTTAACTTTCAAAGTTTTTATGCAGCAATAATTTTTTCATATATCCATAAAGAATTTAATCTTTCTAAAGTTTTTTTCATAAAAAGAAAATACCTAAAAGAAAGCTCAGATAAACATATTGATTATTTTAAACATATTCCTGGATATGATTCTATAAAACATATTAATTTAGAACTTTTATCCATATTAATAGTTGGAAATACAATTGATGCTCTAGACACACCTAAATTTTTTCCTCATTCTATCTTCGAATTTATAATTAAATTAGAAGGATTTTTCAAATTTAATTTTTTATATAATGATAAACTTGTTATTAAAAATATGCTAAAAACATATCTTTTTAAGAAAAAATATGAACTTACTAGATTTACTGTGCCTATAAAAAATATTCCTAGCGACAATTTAATTTTTATCTCTAAAATGAACTCACTTATAAATAAAGACAAGGAATATATTTATTATGACGACATTGTTGAATTATCTTTCTTTTTAAAATCTTTAAAGAAAAAATATTTTTGTGAAAAAGGAAAAAATAAATCTATTCTTTTAGTCGACTCTGAATATAATCTTTGGCTTAGTGAAAATTTAAAGGATTTTATTTCTTTAAACTATTGTATTGGTCAAATTGATCTATTAAGTATTTTTAATAATATTAATTGGAATTCATTAGAAAAAAAATATGATGCTATATTTTTTATAAATTTAAAAAAACCAATTGACGTTATATCTTTTAATAACTGTTTTGAAATATCTTATTTTGGAAATAATCAATTCTTTCTTGAAGAATATATAAACTTTGGAGGTTAA
- the lepA gene encoding translation elongation factor 4: MLQKFKRNFSIIAHIDHGKSTVADRLLQATGTVTEREMKEQLLDSMELEREKGITIKAQAVTLKYKANDGNEYELNLIDTPGHVDFIYEVSRSLSACEGALLVVDAAQGVEAQTLANVYLALENSLEIVPVINKIDLPAADVDKVKNEIEDIIGLPADDAVLVSAKAGIGIPELLEAIVERVPAPTFDEEAPLKAMIFDSLFDDYRGVITYVKVLDGSIKKGDKIKIWSTGKEFDVLECGIFAPTKKEQPELSSGSVGYIITGIKTIQDTQVGDTITHAKRPCAEPLDGFRPAQSMVFAGLYPISTDDYEDLREALEKLQLNDASLTFIPETSLALGFGFRCGFLGLLHMEIIVERLRREYDIDLISTSPSVEYRITMEGKETYVIDNPCDFPEGGRAKFSVEEPYIKGSILTPKDYVGNVMELCQEKRGTYIDMKYIDDNRTMVIYELPLAEIVIDFYDKLKSRTKGYASFEYEMIGYKESTLVKVDILVSGNVVDAFSFIAHNDHAASRGRAICEKLKEIIPRQQFEVPIQAALGAKIIARETIKAYRKNVLAKCYGGDISRKKKLLEKQKEGKKRMKQIGNVEIPQEAFVSVLKLND, encoded by the coding sequence GTGTTACAAAAATTTAAAAGAAACTTTTCGATTATAGCACATATAGATCACGGTAAATCAACTGTAGCTGATAGATTACTTCAAGCTACTGGAACTGTTACTGAAAGAGAAATGAAAGAGCAGCTACTTGACTCAATGGAGCTAGAAAGAGAAAAAGGAATTACTATAAAAGCTCAAGCAGTTACTTTAAAATATAAAGCTAACGATGGAAATGAATATGAATTAAATCTTATTGATACTCCTGGACACGTTGACTTTATATATGAGGTTTCGCGTTCTCTATCAGCATGTGAAGGAGCTCTTTTAGTTGTTGATGCAGCTCAAGGTGTTGAAGCTCAAACTCTTGCTAATGTTTATTTAGCACTTGAAAACAGCCTTGAAATAGTTCCTGTTATCAATAAGATTGACTTACCTGCTGCAGATGTTGATAAAGTTAAAAATGAAATTGAGGATATTATTGGATTACCTGCTGATGATGCAGTTTTAGTTTCAGCTAAAGCTGGTATTGGAATTCCTGAGCTTTTAGAAGCTATTGTTGAGAGAGTTCCTGCTCCAACTTTTGATGAAGAAGCACCTTTAAAAGCTATGATTTTTGACTCTTTATTTGATGACTATCGTGGAGTTATAACTTATGTTAAAGTTCTTGATGGTTCTATTAAAAAAGGAGACAAAATCAAAATTTGGTCAACTGGAAAAGAGTTTGACGTACTTGAGTGTGGAATTTTCGCTCCTACAAAAAAAGAACAACCTGAATTAAGTTCAGGATCTGTTGGATATATTATAACTGGTATTAAAACAATCCAAGATACACAGGTTGGAGATACAATAACTCATGCTAAAAGACCTTGTGCTGAGCCGTTAGATGGATTTAGACCTGCTCAATCAATGGTATTTGCTGGATTATACCCTATATCTACAGATGACTATGAAGATTTAAGAGAAGCTTTAGAAAAACTTCAATTAAACGATGCATCTTTAACATTTATTCCTGAGACATCTCTTGCTTTAGGATTTGGATTTAGATGTGGATTCCTTGGATTATTACACATGGAAATTATAGTTGAAAGACTTAGAAGAGAATATGATATTGACTTAATTTCTACTTCTCCATCAGTTGAGTATAGAATTACAATGGAAGGAAAAGAAACTTACGTTATTGATAACCCTTGTGATTTCCCTGAAGGTGGAAGAGCTAAGTTTAGTGTTGAAGAACCTTATATTAAAGGAAGTATACTAACTCCAAAAGATTATGTTGGAAATGTTATGGAACTTTGCCAAGAAAAAAGAGGAACTTACATAGATATGAAGTACATAGATGATAACAGAACAATGGTAATATATGAGTTACCTCTTGCAGAAATTGTTATCGACTTCTATGATAAATTAAAATCAAGAACTAAAGGATATGCTTCTTTCGAGTATGAGATGATTGGTTACAAAGAATCTACACTTGTTAAAGTTGATATCTTAGTTTCTGGAAATGTTGTGGATGCATTCTCATTTATAGCTCACAATGATCATGCTGCTTCTAGAGGAAGAGCTATTTGTGAAAAATTAAAAGAGATTATCCCAAGACAACAATTCGAAGTACCTATACAAGCTGCATTAGGAGCTAAAATAATAGCTAGAGAGACTATCAAAGCATATAGAAAGAACGTTCTTGCTAAATGTTATGGTGGAGATATCTCAAGAAAGAAAAAACTTCTAGAAAAGCAAAAAGAAGGAAAGAAGAGAATGAAACAAATTGGAAACGTAGAGATTCCACAAGAAGCATTCGTATCAGTTCTTAAACTTAATGATTAA
- a CDS encoding thioredoxin family protein, translating to MDMKTLYSAGMNFDAFMGTGIKSERDRIPKNYSRIVMTEDEINIVKNIEQKINFLVSGEPWCMDFQVNVTVLKKFCELNPNFDMAIITKARGEKFLKPLMEVEEFKVPFIVPLSENYEVCGDIFVERPKEIKKFVYEDVKMEYLKGQYLNETVKDLIEMITKK from the coding sequence ATGGATATGAAAACTCTTTATTCAGCTGGAATGAACTTTGATGCTTTTATGGGAACAGGAATAAAAAGTGAAAGAGATAGAATTCCAAAAAATTATTCAAGAATAGTAATGACTGAAGATGAAATAAATATAGTTAAAAATATTGAGCAGAAAATAAACTTTCTGGTTTCTGGAGAACCTTGGTGTATGGACTTTCAAGTAAATGTAACTGTTTTAAAAAAGTTTTGTGAATTAAATCCAAACTTTGATATGGCAATTATAACTAAAGCTAGAGGAGAAAAATTTTTAAAGCCTTTAATGGAAGTTGAAGAGTTTAAAGTTCCTTTTATTGTGCCTTTATCAGAGAATTATGAAGTTTGTGGAGATATCTTTGTAGAAAGACCAAAAGAGATTAAAAAGTTTGTTTATGAAGATGTAAAAATGGAGTATTTAAAAGGTCAATACTTAAATGAGACAGTAAAAGATTTAATAGAGATGATTACAAAAAAGTAG
- a CDS encoding YoaK family protein: MEQINKKLFLWISLLALLGGGMNAFAILQFSLTASHITGSVTRISTDLAYFNIPHLKIMLGLVTSFFFGAIVSGIIVGSGRDFELRKRYGDTFIFIGILLKIVDIYLDTQVLFVFILAFSLGLQNGLFIRYRGMVIRTTHMTGTVTDLGVVIGHYLRGNREITWKMKYYAINILSFITGGLLVGLGLKYLGRGVLNYMSVAYILSGAYYFLLRDRYYKMKR, from the coding sequence ATGGAACAAATTAATAAAAAACTGTTTTTATGGATAAGTTTATTAGCTCTTTTAGGAGGAGGAATGAACGCCTTTGCTATACTTCAATTTTCTTTAACGGCTAGCCATATAACAGGAAGTGTCACAAGAATCTCTACGGATTTAGCATATTTTAATATACCACATTTAAAGATAATGTTAGGGTTAGTAACTTCATTCTTCTTTGGAGCTATAGTTTCAGGAATTATTGTAGGATCAGGAAGAGATTTTGAACTTCGAAAAAGATATGGAGATACATTTATATTTATTGGAATACTATTGAAAATAGTAGACATATATTTAGATACACAAGTTTTATTTGTATTTATTCTTGCTTTTTCATTGGGATTACAAAATGGTTTATTCATACGTTATAGAGGTATGGTAATTAGAACAACTCATATGACAGGAACTGTAACAGATTTAGGAGTTGTGATAGGACATTATTTAAGAGGAAATAGAGAGATAACGTGGAAAATGAAGTATTATGCTATAAATATACTATCTTTTATAACTGGCGGACTTTTAGTAGGACTAGGACTTAAATATTTAGGTAGAGGTGTTTTGAATTATATGTCTGTGGCATATATTTTAAGTGGAGCTTATTATTTCTTATTGAGAGATAGATATTATAAAATGAAAAGGTAG
- a CDS encoding ABC transporter substrate-binding protein produces the protein MNRNFFHKYFTIFFILNLLFITNHSFCKENNYIVVAQGSKPKSLDPHTFNEFPTLGITEHIFNTLVTLDENGTPVPELAKDFKYLSPTEILFTIRENVKFHNGDILTSDDVIFSLERMIEKPGSRIILKDIKSVSKTSSNDVLITLKEPSAPFLANLTLPIAAIMNKKYIQDGNNVALNPMGTGPYMVKNWGNGDKIILKSFKDYFKGSPQNEGLIFKIITENTSRLAALETGEVDIIYAISPIDFQTVEKNPNLNLLNKTTTTTELMVLNVEKEGLNDKNVRKAIHMAVDKEGILEAIFLSKGSIATSPINPNIFGSYQRLKPLNHNIEEAKKLIRDKGKLPSLKIWTSENIVRVQIAQIIQANLKEIGIDSTIEIVEWGTFLKRTSEGAHDILLTTWILGVSDIDTVVTTLFHSASIGAEGNRSFYNNPNLDKEIDLARSTTDSEKRKEHYKTVQEIILDENPIIPLVYKIDGIGINKRIKNFDYNKASMRNYYENMKKVDVK, from the coding sequence ATGAACAGAAATTTTTTTCACAAATATTTTACAATCTTTTTTATTTTAAATTTATTATTTATAACAAATCACTCTTTTTGTAAAGAGAATAATTACATTGTTGTAGCTCAAGGATCAAAACCTAAATCTTTAGATCCACATACTTTCAATGAATTTCCAACTTTAGGTATCACAGAGCATATTTTTAACACTTTAGTTACACTTGATGAAAATGGAACTCCTGTTCCTGAATTAGCTAAAGATTTTAAATATCTTTCACCTACAGAAATTTTATTTACAATAAGAGAAAATGTTAAATTTCATAATGGAGATATTTTAACTTCTGATGATGTTATTTTCAGTTTAGAAAGAATGATAGAGAAACCTGGAAGCAGAATTATTTTAAAAGATATAAAATCTGTTTCTAAAACTTCTAGTAATGATGTTTTAATAACTTTAAAGGAGCCTTCAGCTCCCTTTCTGGCAAATTTAACATTGCCTATTGCAGCAATTATGAATAAAAAATATATTCAAGATGGTAATAATGTTGCATTAAATCCTATGGGAACTGGTCCTTATATGGTTAAAAATTGGGGCAATGGAGACAAAATTATTCTTAAAAGTTTTAAAGATTACTTTAAAGGTTCTCCTCAAAATGAAGGATTAATTTTTAAAATTATAACTGAAAATACAAGTCGTTTAGCTGCTTTAGAAACTGGAGAGGTAGATATAATATATGCTATATCACCTATTGATTTTCAAACTGTTGAAAAAAATCCAAATTTAAATCTTTTAAATAAAACTACAACTACAACTGAGTTAATGGTTTTAAACGTTGAAAAAGAGGGGTTAAATGATAAAAATGTTAGAAAAGCAATTCATATGGCCGTAGATAAAGAGGGAATTTTAGAAGCTATCTTTTTAAGTAAAGGTTCTATTGCTACTTCTCCTATAAATCCAAATATATTTGGTAGTTATCAAAGACTTAAACCTCTAAATCACAATATTGAAGAGGCTAAAAAGTTAATACGAGATAAAGGTAAACTTCCTTCACTTAAAATTTGGACTAGCGAAAATATTGTGAGAGTTCAAATTGCACAAATTATCCAAGCTAATTTAAAAGAGATTGGAATAGATTCTACAATTGAAATAGTTGAATGGGGAACATTTTTAAAAAGAACTTCAGAAGGAGCCCACGATATTCTTTTAACTACATGGATTTTAGGTGTTAGTGATATTGATACTGTTGTTACAACTCTTTTTCATTCGGCCTCTATTGGAGCAGAAGGAAATCGTTCTTTTTATAATAATCCTAATTTAGACAAAGAGATTGATTTAGCTCGTTCTACAACTGATAGTGAAAAACGTAAAGAACATTACAAAACTGTTCAAGAAATTATACTAGATGAAAATCCTATTATTCCATTGGTTTATAAAATTGATGGAATTGGAATAAATAAAAGAATTAAAAATTTTGATTACAACAAAGCAAGTATGAGAAACTATTATGAAAATATGAAAAAAGTAGATGTTAAATAA